From a region of the Rouxiella sp. S1S-2 genome:
- the yajL gene encoding protein deglycase YajL, whose amino-acid sequence MSVSALVCLAPGSEELEAVTAIDLLVRAGIKVTTASVAGDGNREIRCSRGVTLLADVALVDVADEEYDAIVLPGGLKGAECFRDSPLLVEKVRHVNVTGKLVAAICAAPALVLEYHDLFPVGNMTGFPALKDKISPNKWMDKRVMFDPRVNLLTSQGPGTAIEFSLKMIDLLVGKAKAAEVAAQLVLYPGVHNYQD is encoded by the coding sequence ATGAGCGTTTCAGCTCTGGTATGTCTGGCACCTGGCAGTGAAGAACTGGAGGCCGTAACCGCCATTGACCTGCTGGTTCGCGCCGGTATAAAAGTCACCACTGCGAGCGTGGCCGGTGACGGTAATCGCGAAATTCGCTGCTCACGCGGTGTGACACTGTTAGCCGACGTGGCGCTGGTTGACGTTGCCGACGAAGAATACGACGCGATTGTGCTACCCGGTGGTTTAAAAGGTGCCGAATGTTTTCGCGACAGTCCGTTGCTGGTTGAAAAAGTACGTCATGTTAACGTCACCGGAAAACTGGTTGCCGCTATCTGCGCCGCACCCGCACTGGTGCTGGAATATCACGACCTGTTCCCTGTGGGAAACATGACCGGTTTCCCGGCGCTAAAAGATAAAATATCGCCAAACAAATGGATGGATAAGCGAGTGATGTTTGACCCACGCGTTAACCTTCTGACCAGCCAAGGACCGGGCACCGCTATCGAGTTTTCGTTAAAAATGATTGACTTGCTGGTGGGTAAAGCCAAGGCCGCCGAGGTTGCCGCGCAGCTGGTGCTCTATCCCGGCGTGCATAACTATCAGGATTAA
- a CDS encoding phosphatase PAP2 family protein codes for MLVSLVLTGYVHAEDKHYLTLQETADSVQLLPAPPAFDSVAFLADKAAYEQGKFLRNTPRGAQAYSDADSSADNVTKNFSAPFGFDINAQNTPATFELIATMKEDAGDYATKSAKEKYNRIRPFAFFHEPTCRPDDESKLAKNGSYPSGHTAIGWSIALVLAEINPQRQNEILKRGFELGQSRVICGYHWQSDVDAARVVSSGVVARLHSNPEFVSQLAKAKEEIAKLKQSGK; via the coding sequence CTGCTCGTCAGCCTGGTATTAACCGGCTATGTTCACGCCGAAGACAAACACTACCTCACGCTACAGGAAACCGCCGACAGCGTGCAACTGCTCCCCGCACCTCCGGCCTTTGACAGCGTGGCCTTTTTGGCTGACAAAGCCGCCTACGAGCAGGGTAAGTTTTTAAGAAATACGCCGCGTGGCGCGCAGGCCTACAGTGATGCCGACTCTTCAGCAGATAACGTCACCAAGAACTTCTCTGCACCGTTTGGTTTTGATATTAATGCCCAAAACACCCCGGCGACCTTTGAGCTGATTGCAACCATGAAAGAAGATGCCGGTGATTACGCCACCAAATCGGCAAAAGAAAAGTATAACCGCATCCGCCCATTCGCCTTCTTCCACGAGCCAACCTGCCGTCCAGATGACGAAAGCAAATTAGCCAAAAACGGCTCTTATCCATCGGGTCACACTGCCATTGGCTGGTCGATTGCATTGGTATTGGCGGAAATTAACCCGCAGCGCCAGAACGAAATCCTCAAACGTGGATTTGAATTAGGCCAAAGCCGCGTCATCTGTGGCTATCACTGGCAGAGTGACGTTGACGCCGCACGCGTGGTTTCATCGGGCGTGGTCGCACGACTGCACAGCAATCCTGAGTTTGTAAGCCAGTTAGCGAAGGCCAAGGAAGAGATTGCGAAACTGAAGCAAAGCGGAAAGTAA
- the thiI gene encoding tRNA uracil 4-sulfurtransferase ThiI — protein sequence MKFIIKLFPEITIKSQSVRLRFIKILASSIRNVVKPSDETLAVVRHWDHIEVRSKDESKHDVIVEMLCRIPGIHHVLEVEDRPFNDVHHIFEQTLEAYRDELEGKTFCVRVKRRGKHSFSSGEVERYVGGGLNQHIESAKVNLTHPDVTVKLEINDDQLVLIKRRYQGLSGYPIGTQEDVMSLISGGFDSGVSSYMLMRRGSRVHYCFFNLGGSAHEIGVKQVAYYLWNRFGSSHRVRFIAIDFEPVVGEILEKIEDGQMGVVLKRMMVRAASTIAERYGVQALVTGEALGQVSSQTLSNLRLIDNASDTLILRPLISHDKQHIIDIARQIGTEDFAKTMPEYCGVISKSPTVKAIKAKIEAEEEQFDFSILEKVIAEAKNQDIRTIAEETQQEVAEVETVAEFAATDVVLDIRAPDEQEEHPLALEGVETAIVPFYKLGGAFASLDQSKTYLLYCDRGVMSRLQALYLHEQGFKNVKVYRP from the coding sequence ATGAAGTTTATCATTAAATTGTTTCCAGAAATCACCATCAAGAGCCAATCTGTTCGTTTGCGCTTCATTAAAATACTTGCAAGCAGCATTCGTAACGTTGTGAAGCCCAGCGATGAGACCCTGGCCGTCGTGCGCCACTGGGATCATATCGAAGTTCGCAGCAAAGACGAAAGCAAACATGACGTGATTGTTGAAATGCTCTGCCGTATTCCAGGCATCCATCACGTTCTGGAAGTCGAAGATCGCCCATTCAACGATGTGCACCACATCTTTGAACAGACGCTCGAAGCCTACCGTGACGAGCTTGAAGGCAAAACTTTCTGTGTGCGCGTTAAGCGCCGCGGCAAGCACAGCTTCAGCTCCGGTGAGGTAGAGCGCTACGTCGGCGGTGGTCTGAACCAGCACATTGAATCAGCCAAAGTAAACCTCACCCATCCGGACGTCACTGTTAAGCTTGAAATTAACGATGACCAGCTGGTGCTTATCAAGCGCCGCTATCAGGGGCTGAGTGGATACCCTATCGGCACGCAGGAAGACGTGATGTCGTTGATTTCCGGCGGCTTTGACTCCGGCGTTTCCAGCTATATGCTGATGCGTCGTGGCAGCCGCGTGCACTACTGCTTCTTTAATCTGGGCGGTTCTGCACATGAAATTGGTGTTAAACAGGTCGCTTACTACCTGTGGAACCGCTTCGGCAGCTCGCACCGCGTACGCTTTATCGCTATCGACTTTGAGCCGGTGGTGGGCGAAATTCTTGAGAAAATCGAAGACGGCCAGATGGGCGTGGTGCTCAAGCGCATGATGGTTCGCGCGGCTTCTACTATTGCTGAGCGCTACGGCGTGCAGGCGTTGGTGACCGGTGAAGCACTCGGCCAGGTTTCCAGCCAGACGCTGTCTAACCTGCGCCTGATTGATAACGCCTCCGACACGCTGATTCTGCGTCCGCTTATCTCTCACGATAAACAGCACATTATTGATATCGCGCGTCAAATCGGTACCGAAGATTTTGCGAAAACCATGCCGGAATACTGCGGTGTGATTTCCAAAAGCCCAACGGTAAAAGCGATTAAAGCCAAAATCGAAGCCGAAGAAGAGCAGTTTGATTTCTCAATTCTGGAGAAAGTTATTGCCGAAGCGAAAAATCAGGACATCCGCACCATCGCTGAAGAAACGCAGCAGGAAGTGGCCGAAGTTGAAACGGTAGCCGAATTTGCCGCGACCGACGTGGTGCTGGATATTCGCGCTCCGGACGAGCAGGAAGAGCATCCGTTGGCACTGGAAGGCGTTGAAACGGCAATAGTCCCGTTCTACAAGCTGGGCGGTGCGTTTGCTTCGCTCGACCAAAGTAAAACCTATTTGCTGTACTGTGATCGCGGTGTAATGAGTCGCCTGCAGGCGCTGTATCTGCATGAGCAGGGTTTTAAAAACGTTAAAGTGTATCGTCCGTAA
- the xseB gene encoding exodeoxyribonuclease VII small subunit — protein sequence MPKKAAPPANFETALAELEHIVARLESGELPLEDALNEFEQGVQLARQGQQKLQQAEQRVQILLDSDNDAPLQPFTPEAE from the coding sequence ATGCCAAAAAAAGCTGCACCACCTGCCAATTTCGAAACTGCATTGGCTGAACTGGAACACATCGTCGCCCGCCTTGAATCAGGGGAACTTCCGCTGGAAGACGCGCTGAATGAGTTTGAACAGGGCGTACAGCTTGCCCGACAGGGACAACAAAAATTACAGCAAGCTGAGCAACGCGTTCAAATCCTGCTCGACAGCGATAACGATGCCCCTTTGCAACCTTTTACACCGGAAGCTGAGTAA
- the ispA gene encoding (2E,6E)-farnesyl diphosphate synthase, which translates to MSETKQKTAAPSFSQQLREVQQRVDGVLAACVAELPFSDTPLVAAMRHGSLLGGKRMRPYLVYASGQLFGLSLSNLDAPAAAIECIHAYSLIHDDLPAMDDDDLRRGQPTCHVKFGEANAILAGDALQTLAFSILADVAMPDVAAEDRLSMISELARASGVAGMCAGQALDLAAEGHQVDLTALELIHRHKTGALIRAAARIGALAAGERGRAALPLLDRYAEAIGLAFQVQDDILDVIGDTQTLGKRQGADQQLGKSTYPALLGLEGAQAKAKDLYQEAVAALDELATHSYNTAPLLALARFVIERDS; encoded by the coding sequence ATGTCCGAAACAAAACAAAAAACCGCAGCCCCAAGTTTCAGTCAGCAACTTCGCGAGGTGCAACAGCGTGTTGATGGTGTACTTGCCGCCTGCGTCGCCGAGCTGCCTTTTTCCGATACGCCGCTGGTGGCGGCGATGCGCCACGGTTCACTGTTGGGCGGCAAACGCATGCGTCCTTATTTAGTGTATGCCAGCGGGCAACTTTTCGGGCTGAGCCTCAGCAATTTGGATGCCCCAGCGGCGGCGATAGAGTGCATTCATGCCTATTCGCTGATTCATGACGATCTTCCGGCTATGGATGACGACGATCTGCGCCGTGGCCAACCGACCTGCCACGTCAAATTTGGCGAAGCCAACGCAATTCTGGCCGGTGATGCCCTGCAAACGCTGGCGTTTTCTATTCTTGCCGACGTCGCGATGCCGGACGTCGCCGCCGAAGATCGCCTGTCGATGATTTCCGAATTGGCGCGCGCCAGCGGCGTTGCCGGTATGTGCGCAGGTCAGGCTTTAGACCTCGCCGCAGAAGGTCATCAGGTTGATTTAACCGCGCTGGAGCTTATCCATCGCCACAAAACCGGCGCGCTTATCCGCGCTGCGGCACGCATTGGTGCACTGGCGGCAGGAGAACGCGGACGCGCTGCCCTGCCCTTACTCGACCGTTATGCCGAGGCGATTGGCCTCGCCTTCCAGGTTCAGGATGATATTCTGGATGTCATTGGTGATACCCAAACGCTGGGTAAACGCCAGGGCGCGGACCAACAGCTTGGTAAAAGCACCTATCCGGCCCTGCTAGGTCTGGAAGGCGCACAGGCCAAAGCCAAAGACCTTTATCAGGAAGCCGTTGCCGCCCTGGACGAGCTGGCCACACATTCTTACAACACGGCCCCATTGCTGGCGTTAGCCCGCTTTGTTATTGAGCGCGACAGCTGA
- the dxs gene encoding 1-deoxy-D-xylulose-5-phosphate synthase, with amino-acid sequence MSLDIAKYPTLALAENPEELRSLPKESLPKLCDELRQYLLDSVSQSSGHFASGLGTVELTVAMHYAYNTPFDHLVWDVGHQAYPHKILTGRRDRISTIRQKNGLHPFPWRSESEYDVLSVGHSSTSISAGLGMAVAAEREGKGRRTICVIGDGAITAGMAFEAMNHAGDIKSDMLVVLNDNEMSISENVGALNNHLAQLLSGKLYSRLREGSKKVLSGVPPIKELIRRTEEHLKGMVVPGTLFEELGFNYIGPVDGHDVVALTQTLKNMRDLKGPQLLHVMTRKGKGYAPAEKDPISWHAVPKFDPASGTLPKSKEGLPSYSKIFGDWLCETAAGDSKLMAVTPAMREGSGMVKFSKSYPQQYFDVAIAEQHAVTFAAGLAIGGYKPVVAIYSTFLQRAYDQVIHDVAIQNLPVLFAIDRGGIVGADGQTHQGAFDLSFLRCIPNMIIMTPSDENECRQMLHTGYHHQQGPVAVRYPRGTGTGATCEPLSSLPIGKAVVRREGEKIAILNFGTLLPEAKAAAEKLNATLVDMRFVKPLDNELILSLAASHDSLVTVEENAIMGGAGSGVNELLMSKRVAVPVLNIGLPDLFVPQGTQEEIRSDIGLDAAGIERQINDWLA; translated from the coding sequence ATGAGTCTTGATATAGCCAAATACCCAACGCTGGCCTTGGCGGAGAATCCTGAAGAACTCCGCTCGCTTCCTAAAGAAAGCTTACCAAAGCTCTGCGACGAGCTGCGCCAGTATCTGTTGGACAGCGTAAGTCAGTCCAGCGGACATTTTGCCTCCGGTCTTGGCACCGTTGAGCTAACCGTCGCCATGCATTATGCCTACAATACGCCTTTCGACCATCTGGTGTGGGACGTCGGGCATCAGGCTTATCCGCACAAAATATTGACCGGCCGCCGCGACAGAATCTCCACTATTCGTCAGAAAAATGGGCTGCATCCTTTCCCTTGGCGCAGTGAGAGTGAGTACGACGTGCTGTCGGTGGGTCACTCTTCAACCTCGATAAGCGCTGGCTTGGGCATGGCCGTTGCCGCCGAGCGTGAGGGCAAAGGGCGTCGCACTATTTGCGTGATTGGCGACGGTGCCATCACCGCAGGCATGGCGTTTGAGGCGATGAACCACGCCGGTGATATCAAGTCCGATATGCTGGTGGTGCTCAACGACAACGAAATGTCGATTTCTGAAAACGTTGGCGCGTTGAATAACCACCTGGCACAGCTGCTGTCTGGCAAGCTCTATTCCCGCCTGCGTGAGGGCAGCAAGAAAGTGCTTTCCGGCGTTCCGCCTATCAAGGAGCTGATTCGCCGTACCGAAGAGCACCTGAAAGGCATGGTAGTGCCCGGTACGCTGTTTGAAGAGCTTGGTTTCAACTACATTGGTCCGGTTGACGGACACGACGTGGTTGCGCTGACCCAAACGCTGAAAAATATGCGCGATTTAAAAGGCCCGCAGCTGCTGCACGTCATGACACGCAAAGGCAAAGGCTATGCGCCGGCAGAAAAGGATCCTATCAGCTGGCACGCCGTACCGAAGTTCGATCCGGCCAGCGGAACCTTGCCGAAAAGCAAAGAAGGTTTGCCGAGCTACTCGAAGATCTTTGGTGACTGGCTGTGCGAAACCGCCGCCGGCGACAGCAAACTGATGGCCGTTACGCCAGCAATGCGTGAAGGTTCGGGCATGGTTAAATTCTCCAAATCCTACCCGCAGCAGTATTTCGACGTCGCCATTGCCGAACAGCACGCAGTGACCTTCGCCGCAGGCTTGGCAATCGGCGGTTACAAGCCGGTGGTGGCGATTTATTCGACCTTCCTGCAGCGCGCCTATGACCAGGTTATCCACGACGTGGCGATTCAGAACCTGCCGGTACTGTTTGCAATTGACCGCGGCGGCATTGTCGGTGCCGATGGGCAGACGCATCAGGGCGCGTTTGACCTTTCGTTTCTGCGCTGCATTCCAAATATGATCATCATGACGCCAAGCGATGAGAACGAATGTCGCCAGATGCTGCATACCGGTTATCATCATCAGCAGGGTCCAGTTGCCGTACGTTATCCACGCGGTACCGGCACAGGCGCGACCTGTGAACCGCTATCCTCGTTGCCGATCGGTAAAGCCGTCGTGCGTCGTGAAGGTGAGAAAATCGCTATTTTGAACTTCGGCACACTGCTGCCGGAAGCCAAAGCAGCGGCTGAAAAGCTTAACGCCACGCTGGTCGATATGCGCTTCGTTAAGCCTTTAGACAATGAACTGATCCTTTCACTGGCCGCGAGCCATGACTCACTGGTGACGGTTGAAGAAAACGCCATCATGGGCGGTGCAGGCAGCGGTGTAAATGAGCTGTTGATGTCTAAACGCGTTGCCGTTCCCGTGCTGAATATCGGCCTGCCGGACCTGTTTGTGCCACAGGGTACACAGGAAGAGATCCGCAGCGATATCGGCCTCGACGCCGCAGGCATCGAA